DNA from Fervidobacterium gondwanense DSM 13020:
GAGAGTATATGTATAGGTGAGAAAGCCGGTCACCTCCATTAGGAAAGTAACCAGGATACGAGAATAAGCAAACTCACCATACCTCAAATAGGACGAAGGAATGTGAGAGTGTGGAACAAACCAGGTGGGCATAAGAGGGTTAGTTTGAGGGAAAATGGTGGGGAAGTAGTTAAAAAAAATAATCTAAGAAGGAATAAAGCGACATAAAAATAATGAATTAATTCATTAAAGATAAAAAATTAAAATTATTAAGATTTTAGATAAACTCTTTTGGAAAAGAAAGGGAAGTAAGAATTTTTTGAAAAAATAAGAAAAAACGTATTTCAGGAGGCTAATCAAAAATATTTCTTTGAAGAGGAGGGATTATTATGAAGAAGTTCGTGTTTTTAGCTTTGCTAATCATTTTTACCGTTGCCAGTTTTGCAAAAGCAACAATAACAGTGTCTGTATGGAGCTGGAATGTTGATAGGTACAAAAAGCTCGTTGCAGAGTTCAACAAATACTATCCAGATATAGAAGTAAAAATAATCGTAAATGAGCCAGATATCAACGGTTTCTTAACAGCGACCGTTTCTGCCAAAAAGGCTCTCCCAGACGTTGTTGCGGAATCATGGGAACCACTCTCGTACCCAGTTTCACAGGGTTGGGTTTATCCACTTGACGAATTCTTCAAAGATGATCCGTACATAAAGTATGTCCCAGACAGTGTAAGGAATGCATTTAAATACAACAACAAAACTTACGCACTTGGCGAAAGATTACACTTTGAGTGTATCGTTCTGAATCTTGATTTGCTCAAAAAATTGAATTTGACAGCTCCGACGTACGAAAATTGGACCGTTGACCTTTTCAAGAACTATGCAAGAAGAGCAACCACAAAGGAGTACTCTGGAATAAATCAATTGTGGGAATTTGATACGTTCATGGCAGCTATTTTGAGCAAAGAGACAACATTCTGGAGCTTTGACCCAGATAAATGGGAATTCGATCTCGTTAACGGTGGATGGATACCGGCAATAAAATTGCAAAAGGAACTGAAATCAATACCAGGACTTGTTGCTGATGACTTGATAAACCAAGATATGAGAAATCAAGGACAGCTCGATGATTATCAGAAAAAATTCGGCAAAGACGCAGATGCATTTAGGGAATCGAAAGTCTTAATGGGATTCGAAGCAACGTACGACTGGAGTTGGCTCAGAACAGTACCTTGGAACTTCGATTATTACCCAGTTCCACATGATCCAAAAATCGGCATACGGTTACCAGTGCACATTAACTATACGTTTGTGAGTTCAACAACAAAGTATCCTAAGGAAGCATTCTTGTTTGCAAGGTTCTTAACATATGATCCAAGAGGCGTTGTGGCAAGGCTCAAACTATACGAATCTGAAGGTGTGGAAAATGGTAGACTTACAGACTGGTTCATCCCAGCAACAATGCATCCAGATGTTGTTAAATACTTTGAGACTTTGAAAATTCCAAATGGTATAAAGTGGATGCTCAAGAATCTTGACAAAACAGTCCGTGTTGATATGTGGAAGATAGTTCCTGGCTGGTTCGAAGCGATTTGGGATGTCATATTCCCAGTTAATGAAAAGATAAGAAGAGGAGAAACGACACCAGAAGCTGTTGCAAAGGAGACTCAGGATAAAGCAAACAAAGTTATAAAGGAATCCTGGACCATATTTGCTAAGAAGTTAGCTGATGCAGAAAAGAAATTCCCACAAATCAGAAAACAAATCGAAGGTAAATAATTAATTAAATTACTTCCACCGATGGGCATAATTTTTAGCCGTCGGTGGATTTATAACCAAAGTTGGTGGGGAGTTGATAATAAGTGAGGAAGTTTGTCATTTGGTCTTCTATAATTGTCTCAGTTGTGGTTGGTTTATTGATTATTCTCTATTGGACAGGAAAGTTAACTTATGAAAGTTATGCACTCAATATATCCAACTTAAGAACTTCTTCCGTAGCATCGACAGAAAACCTTGCAAAACAAGGCTTTAAGAATCTTATGGAACAACGGATCAGTCGTGCACAAGACTACGGCATCAGTGTTTTGGATACTCCTGTTTTGTTAAACAACGACGAATCGTTTAAGTTAATAGTTAATATGCCAGAAAGAGGTCTATACTACGCAATCTTGAAGTACAGGTATACTCAACAATTATCGAGCACTGGCGCACTTGAAGTGAATGTCAACAGTGTGCCATATTTGGCTATCTTGGACAACTATTCATACTACAACTACAGTGAAAAAGTGTACGATAGGTACGGTAACGAGATCACTCCGGAGCAAATTCCTTTTGACGATTCTTTCGTTTCATATTTAAAGGATTCACACCGCATCGGTAGTTTACCGATATTGTTTGAATTAAATGATGGAGATAATGAAATTGAAATAAAGAACACAAGGCGCCCTATAATTTTAGAAGGGTTATATTTTGTGCCGATTTCGAAAGAGTTCAGTACAGTATCATATGCAAAATACATAGAAAGCAATCCTAAGAAAAATGATATAGGAAACGAGAAGCCAATCTTGATAGAGGCAGAGCATATGGCTTTCAAATCCGACTCTTTGGTATCTATAGTGAATGAACAAACTGCGCAAGTTTCACCATATGAATTACTTAAGAAGAAAGTCAATGTAATAGACGAGAATACATTTAAACAGTCGGGACAAGAAGTCCATTGGAGTTTCTATATCCAAGAACCTGGGTATTACAAGATTGCGTTCAGATACAAGCAATCTTTGAATCGTGGGGTACCTGTATACAGGAGAATCTACATAGATGGAAAGGTTCCGTTTACTGAGCTCATGAGTTATAAATTTCCGTTCACAGGATTTAAGTGGGTTGACTTTACGTTGTCTGACAATAATGGAAAGCCATATGAGATTTACTTGGACAAAGGTTACCATACGTTGTCTTTGGAAGTCACTACAGGCGTATATGAAGAGAGCGTGAGATTTTTACAAGATAGTGTGAAAACTTTACAAGCGATAGGTCTGGATATACGCAAATTAGTTGGTAATAACCTTGACCCGAACAGGACTTGGAATATCGAAAAGTACTTACCAAATGTTGTTAGTGATCTCAAGTCTATAGCAACGAACTTGCGACTACAACACAACAAACTAATCGGGATTGTTGGACAGAAGGGCCTTCCTTCTATTGCCGACATGTTGGTGTGCGCCGGAATAATAGAGAATATTTTAAAGCGTCCCGAACGCATACCTTTTTATCTTGATGTTATAAGTGAAGGAGCAGCATCTGTTGCACAAAGGTTATCAGAGCTTTCGATGAACCTTCGCAACCAACCTATGGGGATCGACAGGGTACTGATCTACCAAGGCGAGAGTGAGAAGTACATCCCAAAAGCTAATGCATTTTTGATTACTGCGTACGAAGAACTTCACAAATTGTGGCTCTCTTTCTTTAATAAGAACGAGGCTTATTCGATATACGAGAAGGTAGATGAGAGAAGCTTGAGGATATGGGTTAATAGGCCTATTCAATACGTCGAAACTCTGCAGTACTTAACCGATACTGATTTCACAAGGAAAACAGGCATAAAGGTTGTTTTCTCAGCGATGCCAAACGAACAGAGGTTAATCCTTGCGAGTGCAGCGGGAAACGCGCCTGATGTGGCTCTAAGTATCAGCAACTGGATACCTTTTGAACTCGCTATCAGGAATGCCCTTTATCCGTTGTCCAACTTTCCAGATTTCTACAGTTTTGTGAGCAGAAATATAAACGTTGAAACTTTACTTCCGATGGTCATAGAAGATAAGGTTTATGGCATAACGGAAACGCAGAACTTCTATGTGCTTTTCTATAGAAAAGACATTCTCGACAAGCTCGGAATTCCAGTTCCGAATACTTGGGACGATGTGAAGAAGATTTTACCGGAGTTACAGAGAAGAGGTATGAATTTCTCTATCCCAATGTGTGAACAAACAACAAAATATTTCAACACTACAGCTCCGTTCTTCTTCCAAAATAACGCAAGACTTTATACAGAGGATGGGGTCAAAACGGCTATAAACACTGAAGAAGGAGTTAAGTCATTTGAGCTAATGACTGAAATATTCACCATATTCGGTATCCCTGAACAAGTTGCTAATTTTTATAATTCTTTCAGATACGGACGTATACCAATCGGTGTTGGAGATTTCGGTTTGTATGTAACGTTGATGAACGCAGCGGATGAGATATACGGATTGTGGGATATAGCACCGTCCCCAGGGGTAGTCGATGAGGAAGGTAATGTATTGAGATATCAAGTTGCCGGAGACAGGGCAGATGTCATATTTGCAACGTCTGAGAAGAAAGAAAAAGCTTGGGAATTCATAAAATGGTGGATGTCTAAAGAGACACAACTGAAATTCGCACGTACATTGATCAACAGATACGGACCTTTGTACATATGGAACACGGCGAACATA
Protein-coding regions in this window:
- a CDS encoding extracellular solute-binding protein, producing MKKFVFLALLIIFTVASFAKATITVSVWSWNVDRYKKLVAEFNKYYPDIEVKIIVNEPDINGFLTATVSAKKALPDVVAESWEPLSYPVSQGWVYPLDEFFKDDPYIKYVPDSVRNAFKYNNKTYALGERLHFECIVLNLDLLKKLNLTAPTYENWTVDLFKNYARRATTKEYSGINQLWEFDTFMAAILSKETTFWSFDPDKWEFDLVNGGWIPAIKLQKELKSIPGLVADDLINQDMRNQGQLDDYQKKFGKDADAFRESKVLMGFEATYDWSWLRTVPWNFDYYPVPHDPKIGIRLPVHINYTFVSSTTKYPKEAFLFARFLTYDPRGVVARLKLYESEGVENGRLTDWFIPATMHPDVVKYFETLKIPNGIKWMLKNLDKTVRVDMWKIVPGWFEAIWDVIFPVNEKIRRGETTPEAVAKETQDKANKVIKESWTIFAKKLADAEKKFPQIRKQIEGK
- a CDS encoding extracellular solute-binding protein, which codes for MRKFVIWSSIIVSVVVGLLIILYWTGKLTYESYALNISNLRTSSVASTENLAKQGFKNLMEQRISRAQDYGISVLDTPVLLNNDESFKLIVNMPERGLYYAILKYRYTQQLSSTGALEVNVNSVPYLAILDNYSYYNYSEKVYDRYGNEITPEQIPFDDSFVSYLKDSHRIGSLPILFELNDGDNEIEIKNTRRPIILEGLYFVPISKEFSTVSYAKYIESNPKKNDIGNEKPILIEAEHMAFKSDSLVSIVNEQTAQVSPYELLKKKVNVIDENTFKQSGQEVHWSFYIQEPGYYKIAFRYKQSLNRGVPVYRRIYIDGKVPFTELMSYKFPFTGFKWVDFTLSDNNGKPYEIYLDKGYHTLSLEVTTGVYEESVRFLQDSVKTLQAIGLDIRKLVGNNLDPNRTWNIEKYLPNVVSDLKSIATNLRLQHNKLIGIVGQKGLPSIADMLVCAGIIENILKRPERIPFYLDVISEGAASVAQRLSELSMNLRNQPMGIDRVLIYQGESEKYIPKANAFLITAYEELHKLWLSFFNKNEAYSIYEKVDERSLRIWVNRPIQYVETLQYLTDTDFTRKTGIKVVFSAMPNEQRLILASAAGNAPDVALSISNWIPFELAIRNALYPLSNFPDFYSFVSRNINVETLLPMVIEDKVYGITETQNFYVLFYRKDILDKLGIPVPNTWDDVKKILPELQRRGMNFSIPMCEQTTKYFNTTAPFFFQNNARLYTEDGVKTAINTEEGVKSFELMTEIFTIFGIPEQVANFYNSFRYGRIPIGVGDFGLYVTLMNAADEIYGLWDIAPSPGVVDEEGNVLRYQVAGDRADVIFATSEKKEKAWEFIKWWMSKETQLKFARTLINRYGPLYIWNTANIEAFKELDFIDERHKKVVLEQWRWIREVQRHPGGYMTEREISNIWNRVVVEGAPLRTAIDRSVILINRELERKLTEFGYIKEGKVLKNYRMYDSMEEFMRVNNVPMLNVLKNVEESNEESNEIGNDDRGDTDENQF